The following DNA comes from Thermodesulfobacteriota bacterium.
GCATCATTGCAGTCTGACGGCGGATTCATGATAAGCCGCTTCACATTCCCGCACCTGGCTTAGTCGTTCATTGACCTCCGAAAAATCCGGGGCCTCTTTTTCCGAAGACGCTTTCAGGGCAGCGGCCAGGGCCGTCCAGGCCAGGGCTGTCTGTTCCATCCGCTCGACCAGTTCGGACGTTATGACACCCGGAAGCAGGGCCCGGGCGGCGGCCAGAAAATCCCGGTACATCAGCCGGAAACCGCCGCCGCCGGTACCCCGTTTTTCGATGATCTGGTAGGCCAGACGGGCGGTCCACTGCCAGTCGTCAAAGCCGGGCCAGTGGTCAAGGTCTTCCTGCCAGGCGGCCAGTGCCCGCAGCCCCTGCAGGTCACTGCCGTCATCCAGGAGCACGCGGCTGTTGAAAACAATGGCCCGGCGGATAACATCCGGCAGGTCGGCCGGCGGGGCGATCGTTTCCGGCGCGAACAGGTTTCCCCGCAGATCAAAAATGCCGCCGCCGGAAAAGCGGGCCTCCTTCATGTTGTCAAAGGGAACCTCCTGGATTTCCGGACGCTCCGTGTCGGTAACGAAAAAAAGACGCCGACCGTCATCATACCCCCAGGCGGTTATCAGGTGCCCGGGAAAGTGAGTACTGGAGCCGTAGTAGGGC
Coding sequences within:
- a CDS encoding BtrH N-terminal domain-containing protein, whose translation is MIMLPVRHTPGRHCGSTGIRDLVNFHGLDYDEPLCFGIGAGMGLWYLKSGRLPASRMIHVRSLDLENQFFTRIGTPFEWQYYADGAESETALRSCLDRGLPAIIQTDIFHLPYYGSSTHFPGHLITAWGYDDGRRLFFVTDTERPEIQEVPFDNMKEARFSGGGIFDLRGNLFAPETIAPPADLPDVIRRAIVFNSRVLLDDGSDLQGLRALAAWQEDLDHWPGFDDWQWTARLAYQIIEKRGTGGGGFRLMYRDFLAAARALLPGVITSELVERMEQTALAWTALAAALKASSEKEAPDFSEVNERLSQVRECEAAYHESAVRLQ